TTGGTTACTTGGTGAATCTTCTTTGCGCTGATACTCACCTTCAAAAGTGGTGCCATTCTGATGTGAAGAAAATCCGCCTTGAGTATGGCCTGCTGAATAAACACGAATACGAGAAATCAATTTAGTCACTAGCAGTGCTTGCAATGGTGGCAGTAATAACAGTAATCCCAAGAAGTCAGTAAAGAAGCCTGGGATCAACAATAGAATACCTGCCAATATTAACGAAACACTTTTCACCATTTCAGCAGCAGGTACTTCTCCTACCGCTAATTTTTGTTGCATTGAAGCAATATTTTTTACGCCCTGATTTTTTACCAATGAGACACCAACACAAGAAGTCAGCACCACAAGGAAGAGTGTTGTCAGTACGCCAATAGAAGATGCCACATTGACGAAAATAACAGCTTCTATATAAATAAGAAGACAGATAACAATTAATGGGAGCCAACGCACGTGGTTCTCCTTTTTATAAAAAAAGATTCATATTATTAATAGAAAGGAGTGTGAACTACATCTAAGCTGATGGTTTACGAACTCGCTTTTTCTTAGTTTATCTACATAATAATGGGGAGCCTAACACTCCTTTTCAAGGGGTATTAAAAAGAGAAGTAGAACTGTAAAATCCATGAGATAGATCACAAAAAGAAAATATTTAGACGTTATTTACGTATAAAGTGATCCAGCTTAAAGGTATTTGTTCACAACCCGAATATGATCATGTCAGTACCAAGCAAAACGGTAAGTTATATTACATTATTAACCGTTAACGATATATTTTATTAACAAGCGCATAACTAGACAGTTAAAATTTTAATAAGAAGGTTCTCATGTCAAATAAAACTCGTATCGAAGAAGACCTGTTAGGTAAAAGAGAAGTTCCTGCTGATGCTTACTACGGCGTCCATACTTTACGTGCAATTGAAAACTTCTACATCAGTGATCGTACCATCAATGATGTTCCAGAATTCATCCGCGGTATGGTCATGGTGAAAAAAGCAGCAGCATTAGCAAACAAAGAACTTCACACTATTCCTCGTGAAATCGCTGATACGATTATCAAAGCCTGTGACGTAGTATTAGAAACAGGTAAACACATGGATCAATTCCCAGTTGATGTATTCCAAGGCGGTGCAGGTACTTCATTAAATATGAATACCAATGAAGTTATCGCAAACATCGGTCTGGAATTAATGGGTCACCAAAAAGGTGAATACCAATACCTGAACCCAAATGACCACGTCAATAAGAGCCAATCAACAAACGACGCTTATCCTTGTGGTTTCCGTGTAGCGGTTTATAACTCTGTAATCAAGTTAACTGAATCTATCGAACTGCTGAAAGCAGGTTTTGATAGAAAAGCGGTTGAGTTTAAAGATATCCTGAAAATGGGTCGTACTCAATTGCAAGATGCTGTACCAATGACTTTAGGTCAAGAATTCCACGCTTTCTCTGTATTAATGAAAGAAGAAATCAAAAACCTGAAACGTACTGCTGAGTTACTGTTAGAAATGAACTTAGGTGCAACAGCTATCGGTACTGGTCTGAATACAGCGCCTGGTTACCAAAAACTGGCTGTTGAAAAATTAGCAGAAGTAACTGGTTTAGCCTGCGTTCCAGCAGAAGACTTAATTGAAGCAACTTCTGACTGTGGTGCTTATGTAATGGTTCACGGCGCATTAAAACGTTTAGCTGTGAAAATGTCTAAAATCTGTAATGACTTACGTTTACTGTCCTCTGGTCCTCGTGCAGGTCTGAAAGAAATCAATCTTCCAGAACTACAAGCAGGTTCTTCAATCATGCCAGCTAAAGTAAACCCAGTCATTCCAGAAGTTGTTAACCAAGCTTGCTTTAAAGTTATCGGTAATGACACTTGTGTCACTATGGCTGCTGAAGCAGGTCAATTACAATTAAACGTAATGGAACCAGCAATCGGTCAAGCAATGTTCGAATCAATTTCTCTGTTAAGCAACGCTTGTCGTAACTTAGTAGAAAAATGTGTTGATGGCATCACTGCGAATAAAGAAATCTGTGAACACTTCGTCTTCAGCTCAATCGGTATCGTTACTTATCTGAACCCATTCATTGGTCACCATAATGGCGACATCGTTGGTAAGATTTGTGCAGAAACTGGTAAGAGCGTACGTGAAGTTGTTCTAGAACGCGGTTTATTAACCGAAGAACAACTGGATGATATCTTCTCTATCGAGAACTTAAAAAACCCGGCTTACAAAGCAAAACGCTTCGATGATTAATAATTATGTTTTATAACATGACACTGTTAAACATAAGAATGAGCTCTTAAAAATACAAGGCACGGACTCTTTAAGAGACGTGCCTTTTTACTTGATTGTAAAAACAAAAATTTAACTTATCTTTCTCATTTTTTTAATTATCTCAAGGAGTAAACGCTATGCTAGCCGTAGAATTGATTATCGTTCTGCTGGCCATTTTCCTCGGTGCGAGACTTGGGGGAATTGGTATCGGGTTTGCCGGTGGTTTAGGGGTTTTAGTTTTAGCTGCTATCGGTGTTAAACCTGGTTCAATCCCTTTTGATGTTATCTCCATCATTATGGCTGTTATTGCCGCAATCTCTGCGATGCAGGTTGCTGGTGGTTTGGATTACCTTGTTGGCCAAACTGAAAAACTGTTAAGACGTAATCCAAAATACATCACAATTCTTGCGCCAATTGTGACTTATTTCTTAACACTATTTGCAGGTACAGGGAATATCTCTTTAGCAACACTGCCCGTTATCGCAGAAGTTGCAAAAGAACAAGGCATCAAACCTTGCCGCCCTTTATCAACAGGTGTTGTTGCCGCTCAAATCGGTATTACTGCATCTCCAATCTCTGCTGCGGTTGTTTACATGGCATCTGTCATGGAAAACCCTGCAATGGTCGGTGAAGGTAATACAGTAAGCTACATCACTCTGCTGTCTATCTTATTACCAGCAACGTTCCTTGCTATCATTCTGATGTCCTTCATCATCTCTTGGGTATTTAACTCAAAACTGTCAGATGATGCGGTCTATCGTGAACGTTTAGAACAAGGTCTGGTTGAGTTACGTGGTAGCCAAGAACGTAGAGAAACATTACCTGGTGCTAAATCATCTGTAATGCTGTTCTTATTGGGTGTTATCGGTGTTGTAACTTATGCTGTTATCAACAGCCCAAGTTTAGGTATCGTGAAAGAGCCGTTAATGAATACCACTAACGCCATTCTTATCATCATGCTGAGTGTTGCAACCCTTATCACTATCTTCTGTAAAGTGAAAACGGATACTATCCTCAACTCAAGTACTTTTAAAGCAGGTATGAGTGCATGTATCTGTATTCTGGGTGTTGCATGGTTAGGTGATACTTTCGTTTCAAGTAACATTGATTGGATCAAACTGACTGCGGGTGATTTAATCACTGGCCATCCTTGGTTATTAGCCGTTATCTTCTTCTTCTGTTCTGCACTGTTATATTCACAAGCAGCAACAGCAAAAGCATTGATGCCAATGGCTTTAGCTCTAGGTGTATCTCCATTAACTGCAATTGCCTCTTTCTCTGCGGTTTCTGGTCTGTTCATTCTGCCAACTTACCCAACACTAGTTGCGGCAGTTCAAATGGATGACACAGGTACAACTCGTATTGGTAAATTAGTCTTCAACCACCCATTCTTTATCCCAGGTACAATTGGGGTGGTATTAGCGGTCGGATTTGGTTTCCTCTTCGGCGGTATGATCCTGTAGTTTGAAGTAAAAAACGAAAACATTGCAAAAAAGCGCCTAGCGCTTACAAGAAATAAAAAAACAGAAAATACCCCGTCGCAAGATGGGGTATTTTCATTTTACCCTGCCGCCTCTTGCTTTCATTTTTAGTTAAAGTCTGCTAATTATGATGTTTTTCGCGACAACGTGATTTAAGGAGATTTCAGTGCAACGTGAAGCGTTATTAGACCACGTACTTATCCAGCTGGAGCAATATGGCTTAGCGGCGACTTTACCGGAGCTTCTTCAAGATTCCGGTATCAATAAATCTCAACTTCACCCATTTTGGCCTGATAGAGATGCCTTAATTTTTGATTGTCTTCGCCATCACGGGCAACAAATTGATATTTGGCAACGCCAAGTGATGTTAGATGAAAAACTGACTATCGAACAAAAGTTACTTGCTCGTTATGATCAGCTCGCCATGCGTTTAGAGAAAAACCGTTTTCCTGGTTGTTTATTCGTTGCTGCTTGTAGCGCATACCCTGATGAACACTCTCAAATCCATCAATTAAGCCAACGTCAAAAACAAAGCTCATTTGATTACTCTAAAACGCTACTACGCGAGCTTGATATCGAAGACAGCGAGTTAGTTGCTAAACAGATGGAACTCATCT
This genomic stretch from Proteus vulgaris harbors:
- the dcuA gene encoding anaerobic C4-dicarboxylate transporter — protein: MLAVELIIVLLAIFLGARLGGIGIGFAGGLGVLVLAAIGVKPGSIPFDVISIIMAVIAAISAMQVAGGLDYLVGQTEKLLRRNPKYITILAPIVTYFLTLFAGTGNISLATLPVIAEVAKEQGIKPCRPLSTGVVAAQIGITASPISAAVVYMASVMENPAMVGEGNTVSYITLLSILLPATFLAIILMSFIISWVFNSKLSDDAVYRERLEQGLVELRGSQERRETLPGAKSSVMLFLLGVIGVVTYAVINSPSLGIVKEPLMNTTNAILIIMLSVATLITIFCKVKTDTILNSSTFKAGMSACICILGVAWLGDTFVSSNIDWIKLTAGDLITGHPWLLAVIFFFCSALLYSQAATAKALMPMALALGVSPLTAIASFSAVSGLFILPTYPTLVAAVQMDDTGTTRIGKLVFNHPFFIPGTIGVVLAVGFGFLFGGMIL
- the aspA gene encoding aspartate ammonia-lyase, translating into MSNKTRIEEDLLGKREVPADAYYGVHTLRAIENFYISDRTINDVPEFIRGMVMVKKAAALANKELHTIPREIADTIIKACDVVLETGKHMDQFPVDVFQGGAGTSLNMNTNEVIANIGLELMGHQKGEYQYLNPNDHVNKSQSTNDAYPCGFRVAVYNSVIKLTESIELLKAGFDRKAVEFKDILKMGRTQLQDAVPMTLGQEFHAFSVLMKEEIKNLKRTAELLLEMNLGATAIGTGLNTAPGYQKLAVEKLAEVTGLACVPAEDLIEATSDCGAYVMVHGALKRLAVKMSKICNDLRLLSSGPRAGLKEINLPELQAGSSIMPAKVNPVIPEVVNQACFKVIGNDTCVTMAAEAGQLQLNVMEPAIGQAMFESISLLSNACRNLVEKCVDGITANKEICEHFVFSSIGIVTYLNPFIGHHNGDIVGKICAETGKSVREVVLERGLLTEEQLDDIFSIENLKNPAYKAKRFDD
- the yjdC gene encoding putative transcriptional regulator, producing the protein MQREALLDHVLIQLEQYGLAATLPELLQDSGINKSQLHPFWPDRDALIFDCLRHHGQQIDIWQRQVMLDEKLTIEQKLLARYDQLAMRLEKNRFPGCLFVAACSAYPDEHSQIHQLSQRQKQSSFDYSKTLLRELDIEDSELVAKQMELILEGCLSRLMVNHHADDIITAKLLAEDILKIAQCRKNGALS
- the fxsA gene encoding membrane protein FxsA (suppressor of F exclusion of phage T7); the protein is MRWLPLIVICLLIYIEAVIFVNVASSIGVLTTLFLVVLTSCVGVSLVKNQGVKNIASMQQKLAVGEVPAAEMVKSVSLILAGILLLIPGFFTDFLGLLLLLPPLQALLVTKLISRIRVYSAGHTQGGFSSHQNGTTFEGEYQRKEDSPSNQLNNKGEDQNNDHFSDKK